CGTTTACCTGCGGTTCCAAAATTTCTCCCGTATTCCCTTGGCGCTCTTGGCGTCCTTGGCGGTTGCCTTTTTCGCCTTCAGCAACGCGGCCGGCCTACCGCCGCACCGTAATCGTCGACTGCACCGAGAGAATGTCGTACACATCCTTCACGTCGCCCGCCTTCAGCTTGATGACGCGGGCGGTGGGGGGCGCCGAAACCGGGTCCGCGGCGCCCGGGCCGCGGAGCATTGCCGGCTGAGCGGTCGGATTCGCAGCGTTCGAAAGGAGCAGCACGCGATCTTCGGTCGCGCCGGCCGGTTGTCCGTAGACGCCGCCCGCGACTGGCGTGAGCAGCTTCTGGTCGACCTTCCAGGTTCCCTCTTCGATCGAGAACGACGGATCGAGTTCAATGGTGAACCGGCCAGCGTAACGACGATCGAGCATGAGCGTCATGCGACGCTTGCCAAGGTCGATTACCGCTGAGAACGGTCCTTGTAGCACCTTCAGTTCCTGGCCAACTTGCACGGCCTTCGGATCGGTGATGCGATTGATGTTCGCGAGCAGTTCCCACGGCACGTTGTACTTCTGCGCGATCGTCTCAAGCGTTTCGCCCGTGGCGACCACATGCTTCGGCGCCAGGCGGTGAGCCGGCGGGCCTTCGTAGATCACGTCGCCGGCGAGCTGCCCGAGCAGCGTGTCGACTTCTTGCGTTTCTTCCGGCGTGAGCGACGGATCGCCGTACCATTCCGAAAGCTTGAGGAGCGCTTGAGCGAGTTCGCCGCGGTCGAGGTCGCCTTGCACGGCGACGCGGGCCGAGGCGTACATCGACCCCTTACTCGCGTCGGTCGGCGTGATCGGCTCGGTCCCTGCGACCGGCGCCTCGGCAACGGGTGGCACATCGGCCACTGGAGTCGAGCCCGCCACCGGTGTTTCGAGAGGCGGAGCGACGGCGCTTGCGTCGGGGGTGACGGCGTAGGGATTCGACGAAGGCGCGGGCGAAGCCGCCGCGCTGCTTTCGGCGGCGGGTGCGCTTGCAGCAGACGGCGTGGCGCCGGTGCTCGGCGTGTTCACGAACGGAACCGCGGCAGCGGCAGCCGCGGCGGCAACGACCGGAGCGGCATCCTTCGCCGTCGAATTCGATTCCGGCAGCGGCGGCATGTCGGGAAGTTGCGATGCATCGGCCGAGCGCGCAACCGGCGACGACTCAGCCGTCGCTCCCTTGTCGGCAGGGGCCGCGGCGGTCGGATCAAACTTCGGCGCCTCGGCGGCGTCGGTCTTGCTCGATAGAATCGGCTCTGGCTTCCACGCCGGCGCGGCGTCGCCAGCCGGCGCTGCTGAAGCAGCAGCCGTCGCGTCGAGCGGCGGCGCGTCGAGCTTGGGCGCTTGCGACAGCCCGCCGACGCCAGGAACCGAAGCCCCGGGATCGCCGCCGATTTCAAGTTGGCCGGTTGTCCATTCGCCAACGCCCTCCGGAATGACCGGTTCGGTTTCGTTGATCTTCATGTACAGCACGACGCCGACGACGGCCAGCAATGTAATCGTGGCCAGTGGGCGAAGGGAACTCACGGCGGATCCTCCGAGCGAACGAACCAAGCGAAGCCAGCGGCTGCACCCATAGCGCAGCCTGCGGCGCGCGAGATAGTAAGTAATGTCGGCACAGGGTGCCACGTCACTTTGGCGGCGCTGCTAGCACGGCTAGTAGCCGCCGGTCAACGACCGGCCGGAGCGGTGATTCAAAAGACGAACCACAAAGACACGAAGGACACAACGACGCACAAAGAAGCGGATGAGCTAGAAGCTCTCTCTGCTTCTAGCAATCGACAGAGAAGGACAAATTGGCTTGTATTTCAACGCATTCCTTTGTGGTGCTGCGCGCTCTTGGAACCTTTGTGGTAAGTCTGTCCCCACCGCTCCGGCGGCTCGTTGAGCCGCGGCTACTGCTAGCACCTCGGCCCGGCGGCGGGGAGTAGTTCGCGCAGCGGGCAACCTTCGCACTTCGGCGTGCGCTTGCACCAGTGATGGCCGACGTTGACGATCAGCGCGTGCAACTCGTTGTAGGTCTGCGCGTCTGCCGACAAGCCACGGGCGACTTCCGCTTGCAGCTGGTGATAGTTGGCCCGCGGATCAATCCAACCATGCCGCGTCCAGATGCGGTGCGTGTAGGCATCGACGACCAGCGCTGCGTGGCCGAGCGCGTAGTTAAGAATCGAGTCGGCCGTCTCGGGGCCGACGCCGTGAATCGCTAGCAACTCCCGTCGCATCGCGTCGACCGGTACGGCTCGCATCGCGTCGATCGAACCTGCAAAACGCTCGACGATAAACGCCAGCAAATGCCGCAGCCGCTTCGCTTTCAGTCGGTAATACCCGGCCGGGCGAATCAGCTCGGCAAGTTCTTCTTCGCCGACCGCCGCCAATCGCAGCGGCGCCAGTAGATCGGCGGCGCGCAAATTGTCGAGCGCGCGTTCCACATTTTTCCACGCCGTGTTCTGCACGAGCATGGCGCCGACCATCACTTCGAACGGCGTCTCGGCGGGCCACCAATGCTGCGGCCCAAGCTCGCGTGCAAGGATGCGGAAGACGTTTGCACTGTCGCTGGGCATCGAAGGGTTCGCCGCGGCGCGGATGCTAGCACTGTCGCGCGGCGATCGCGTGCAGGTGCTCGGAATCTGTCAAGCTGAATGTGCGAAACAAACTTTGCGAATGAAATCCTCGTTTGTTCGCTTTCGCCGCTCCAAGTATAATCGGGGCTGACGAGTCGTTGTGCGACGCGAAGTATGCGGACGCCGCAGCGACTCGCCGACGACTCCCCAACCGCGAGACATGTGACGCCGACCTCCGCTAGCACGGCGCGTCGGCGTCAGATTTCATAAGAAGACTTATCCGTGATTTCCGTTCGCCCGAAGCTTGCCGAACTGGTTTATCAGCTGTACGGTCGCTCGCTCCATCCGGAGTTGTTCGACATCCAGCAATCGCGCACGGTCGAGCGGGGCGATTACAAGGCGACGGTCCAAATCACTACCGCCGGCCATGTCGTCACCTGGCAACATCGCGGGCTGACGCTCACCGAAGTAGCGGCCGGCGCCCACCACCCGCTGCCGCAACGCCGGCGGCTGATGTCGTACCGAGTGAAGGGCGAACGAACCGACCGCATCGAAATTCGTCCGGGCCTCACCTACGAAATGAGCTTCTCGCTTGAACCGGCCGACCACGAAAAGTTCGCCGCGTACCAACGCGAACTGACCCTCGCCGGCACTCGCCAAGGCATGCTGCAACGCTTCCAGCCGAGCGGCCGCTTCGAGACGGGCGCTCTCAGCTACGTGAACATCGAGTCGCGCGACAAGATGCTCTGCGTGCAAGCATTCCACACCTTCCCCGACGACTCAGCCGTGCTGAAGATCCAGTCGTGGTACCGCCTGGGCGGCTAAAAGCCGTCCCAGCAGCCGCCGGTCAACGACCGGCCGGAGCGGTGATCAAATGGGGAATGGTGAATGCCGAATGGGGAGCAGTGCATCGCCCCCATTCCACATTCAGCATTCCGCATTCTTTATTCGCTGCGGCGGCTCGTTGAGCCGCGGCTACTAGCGGAAGGCTACAGGTTGTAGCACTGCCGTGCGAATGCGGCGATCGCTGCGGTGACTGCCGCCGGGTTCTCCATCGGCGTCATGTGTCCGGCGTGTTCGATCTCGACGATCCGCACGTCGTCTTCGCCCGACTTTGCTAGCAGCTGGGCAAACTCGTGCAACTCGGCCGGCGGGCTGATGACGTCTTCGACGCCGACGATGCACAGCGAGTCGGCGGTGATCGCGTCGAGCTTGCCGCGAACGTCCTCGCGCCGGGCCATGCCGCGCTGCGCGGCGGCGACTGTTTCGGCCGATTGGCGCTCGATCATCGCTCGCAGCGCCACCTCGACCTCCGGCCGTAATTCGCGAGTCTCGGCGCCGAGCAACCGCGGAATCATCACGAGCGCCGGCGAGGAATTGCCCGCCTGCATCGCCGCCTCGGCCATCTTGAACCGCGCCGCGCGCGGTTCGTCGGCGTCGGCCGCTGCGCGAGTATCGCACGGAATCAGCCCGCGAATCCGCTCGGGCCAGCGCAACACCGCCTGCCAGCCGATGTAGCCGCCCATCGACAGCCCCGCCAGCACCACCGGTTCGCTGATCTGCAACCAATCGAGCAGCGCGATCACGTCGGCTGCATAACGCTCCATGCCGACGCCGTTCTCGGCGTCGCCGTCGGCTAAGTGCGAGTCGCCGAAGCCGCGCAGGTCGGGTGCGATGACGCGGAAGTGGGACTGCAGCGCAGCGATCTGTGCGTTCCACATCGTGTGATCGAGCGGAAAGCCATGGAGCAGCACAATCGGCGGCCCGGACCCAACGTCTTCGCAAGCCAGCCGCACGCCCTCAACATTGAACAATCGCTGTGCCATGATCGCTCCCTGACCGATTTCAAAGCGATGCGAATAGATTTATTGACAGGATAACAGGATTAAATAGATCGACAGGATCACGAGTTTATCAGCCCAAATCCAGTCGATCCTTTGCAATCCTGTGATCCTGTCCAGTCTTCGTTCGCGCGAAATTCGCAGGCTTACTTCTTCGCTTTCTCAAATTCCGCTAATTGCCGTTGCATGATCTGATACTGCGGCGCCCGCTCCACAGCCTTTTGCTGCGACTTGATCGCGTTGTCGACGTCGCCCGCCGAAAAGTAGCACCGCCCCAGCGTGTCGAGGTAGCTCGGCTCGTCCGGCGACAGCTCCAGCGAACGGAGCGAATGCTGTACCGCTTTCTGGTAGTCGGCTGCAGTCTGCTGCGTATTGCTCACGAGCCAGGCCCATTGGTTGTACTTCGACGGGTCTTCCGGCATCCGTTCGATCTCGTTGAGGTAAAGATCACTCATCTTGGCGATGCGATCGCGCGTCTGTTGCTTGAAAGCGTCGTCGACGCCCGGGATGCGCGCCATCGCGATCAGCACGTCGGGATCGCCGTCGTACTTTTCGTACGCCTTCTCAAGCGTTTCGCGTTCGGAGTCATACTCGCCGCGCGTGTGGTGATGGTTGGCGAGATATAGCAACTGCCGACCTTCTAACGCGTTGAGGTACGCTTGACCGTCAACCTGCTGCAGCAGCGTGCGCCGTGCGGCGCGATTTTCTTTCGCTTGGATCGCGACAAAAAAATCGGCCAGCACGTCCGACGCTGCTTTGTACTCCTGCCGATCGTGGAGCCACATCGCCAACTCACGGCGGGCGTACAGCGACTCGAAGTCGGTCGCCGGCAGCGCTTCGATCGCCGCGCGGTAGTCGCGGATCGCCCAGTCGACCGCGCCGATCGCCGCAATGCGTTCGGCGATGACCAGTCGTTCGAACTCGCTGTCAGGCTTCATCTCGAACGCGCGATCGGCAAGCTTGTTCGCCTGGTCGATCTGCTCGACTTTGCCCGTCTTCGCGAGCGCCGCCGCGTAGTAGTAGAGCAAGCTGCGATCGCCGTGGATTTTTCCGCGGTACTTATCGTAAACCTGATTGAGGACGTCCCATCGCTGGTGATCGACGATCCACTCGAGCGCCTGCACGACGCTCGAATTAAACTGCCGGCGATCATCCGCGCCGGCCATCAGATCGACGACCGCGAGGAGAGCGTTCGTCGTTTCGTCGGTCAGTTTCAGCTCGTCGCAAATCTTCAGCCGGCGCTGCAGAAGCGCGTAGACCGTGTAGTAATCTGTATCGGGCGATTTCTCCTCAAGCAGCTTTTGCTCCACATCAATGGCTTTACCCCACGCAGCAAGCGTCGCCTGGCGATCTTTTTGCTCTTGTAGCCAAAGCCCGATCCACTCGGTCGCCGGGCGATCGATCGTCTGCAACTCCTGCCGGCAAGCATCGGCTATCGCGGCCGTCTCTTCGGGAGTTAGTTCCGCGTCGAGAAGCGCAACCGCGGCATTGCGCGAGATTTTCGGCGCGTGGTCGAGGCGGGCAATACGGCAGAGCGCCGGCAGCCCCTGCCCTTTCGGCAACTCCGCCAGCGTGCGAATGCGGCTCTGCTTCTCGTCCGCGGAAAGATCGCCGAAACGCGACAACGCGCGACGAACTTCTTGCGAGTCCTGCGGCTGAATCCACTCCACCCGCATGCTCTGCAGGATGTACTTGGCCCGCTCGGCAATTTCGAGATCGTCGTTTTGCTCGGCCAGCTTCAGTTGGTCGTGGATGCCGGGGCCAAGCCGCATCAGTTCTTCTTCGGCGCGGCGACGCTGAGAGTACTGGTCGGAGCCGAGTTGCTTGATGAGCTCGTCGACCGATTGTTGCGGCGCTCTCGCGGCGACTTCCGGAGCAGGTTCTTGGGCGACGACGCTCGACGCGAAGAGAAGCAGACCGAGGGTTAGAAAACAGCGTTTCATCGCACCTCCAGACAGTTCCATCGGGGTGCCACTGGCGTGTCGCCAGTGGGAAGCTGGCACACGGTCTCCATCAGTTCCAGACAGCAGGCGGCCCCATCCTCAGGCTGTTGGCAAGTCGTCCGGCAGTCATGCCGTTTCAACACTTCCCACTGGCGACACGCCAGTGGCACCCAACTCATTTCACCGGACGCCTAGCGCTCGGCTTCCATTTGTTCGATGTAGCGGCGGAGGCGTTCCAGCTCATCCGAAACGTTCCGCAGCTTCAACATGTTCTCGACCCGCTTTACCAACGACACCTTGTCGACCGGCTTCGACAGGAAGTCGTCCGTTCCGGCGTCGACGGCCCGCTCCATGTCGCCATGCTCGTTGAGCGCGGTGACCATCAGAATCATGATGCCGCTGGTCGCCGGATCGCCCTTGAGCTTCTGGCAAACTTCGAAGCCGCTCAGCTTCGGCATCATCACGTCGAGCAAGATGAGATGCGGCTTGAACGACGCCGCCTTCTCCATCGTGTCTTGCCCATCGACGGCGACGGCAATCTCGACGTCGAGTTCGCTATCGGCCAGGTAGGCCTCCAGCAATTCAACGTTCGCCTCGTTGTCATCGGCGATCAGCACGCGGTCGCGGGTGGTGTCGGTCATCTTGCCTTCGCTGCAATTTGGAAATTCGATTGAAGGATGGACAGGATAACAGGATTGCTTGGATTGACAGGATGTTAAGAAAGTCCGTCAACCTTCAAGTGGAGAATGCTCTTCTCCGCCTCTTATTTATCCTGCATTTATCCCGTCGATCCGAACCAATCCTGTAATCCTGTCAAAGTTAAATCGACGCTGAATTCAGTCAGATCAAACAGCCGACGTCGCATCGGCAAACTGATCGGCCACGGTCGGCGCCGGGAAGTTGGCGCCCAACTCGCGAACCTGCTCACGAATGCCGGCATGCACCTTCGCATCGTCGACGGCACGGAGGGCTTCCAGCATCCAGCCGCCGATGGTCCGCATCTCGTCGACGCCCATGCCGCGGGTAGTGAGGGCCGGCGTGCCGACGCGGATGCCGCTCGGGTCCATCGGCTTGCGTTGGTCGTACGGAATCATGTTTTTGTTGACCGTGATGCCCGCGGCGTCGAGGGCGTGCTCGGCTTGCTTGCCGCCGATTCCCAGCGGGGTCACGTCGACCAGCATCAGGTGATTGTCGGTGCCGCCGCTCACTAGACGCAGGCCGCCCGCCGTCAGCACTTCGGCCAGGGCCTTCGCGTTGGCCATCACCTGCTTGATGTAGGTCTTGTACTCAGGCTGCAGCGCTTCGCCGAAGCAGACCGCCTTGCCGGCGATGACGTGCATCAGCGGGCCGCCTTGGATGCCGGGGAAGACGCGGCTGTTGATCGTCTTGCCGTACTCTTCCTTACTGAGGCACAGGCCGCCGCGCGGGCCGCGGAGCGTCTTGTGCGTGGTGGTCGTTACGAAGTCGG
This sequence is a window from Lacipirellula parvula. Protein-coding genes within it:
- a CDS encoding LysM peptidoglycan-binding domain-containing protein, producing the protein MSSLRPLATITLLAVVGVVLYMKINETEPVIPEGVGEWTTGQLEIGGDPGASVPGVGGLSQAPKLDAPPLDATAAASAAPAGDAAPAWKPEPILSSKTDAAEAPKFDPTAAAPADKGATAESSPVARSADASQLPDMPPLPESNSTAKDAAPVVAAAAAAAAVPFVNTPSTGATPSAASAPAAESSAAASPAPSSNPYAVTPDASAVAPPLETPVAGSTPVADVPPVAEAPVAGTEPITPTDASKGSMYASARVAVQGDLDRGELAQALLKLSEWYGDPSLTPEETQEVDTLLGQLAGDVIYEGPPAHRLAPKHVVATGETLETIAQKYNVPWELLANINRITDPKAVQVGQELKVLQGPFSAVIDLGKRRMTLMLDRRYAGRFTIELDPSFSIEEGTWKVDQKLLTPVAGGVYGQPAGATEDRVLLLSNAANPTAQPAMLRGPGAADPVSAPPTARVIKLKAGDVKDVYDILSVQSTITVRR
- a CDS encoding endonuclease III domain-containing protein, whose protein sequence is MPSDSANVFRILARELGPQHWWPAETPFEVMVGAMLVQNTAWKNVERALDNLRAADLLAPLRLAAVGEEELAELIRPAGYYRLKAKRLRHLLAFIVERFAGSIDAMRAVPVDAMRRELLAIHGVGPETADSILNYALGHAALVVDAYTHRIWTRHGWIDPRANYHQLQAEVARGLSADAQTYNELHALIVNVGHHWCKRTPKCEGCPLRELLPAAGPRC
- a CDS encoding DUF2617 family protein, with translation MISVRPKLAELVYQLYGRSLHPELFDIQQSRTVERGDYKATVQITTAGHVVTWQHRGLTLTEVAAGAHHPLPQRRRLMSYRVKGERTDRIEIRPGLTYEMSFSLEPADHEKFAAYQRELTLAGTRQGMLQRFQPSGRFETGALSYVNIESRDKMLCVQAFHTFPDDSAVLKIQSWYRLGG
- a CDS encoding alpha/beta fold hydrolase, with product MAQRLFNVEGVRLACEDVGSGPPIVLLHGFPLDHTMWNAQIAALQSHFRVIAPDLRGFGDSHLADGDAENGVGMERYAADVIALLDWLQISEPVVLAGLSMGGYIGWQAVLRWPERIRGLIPCDTRAAADADEPRAARFKMAEAAMQAGNSSPALVMIPRLLGAETRELRPEVEVALRAMIERQSAETVAAAQRGMARREDVRGKLDAITADSLCIVGVEDVISPPAELHEFAQLLAKSGEDDVRIVEIEHAGHMTPMENPAAVTAAIAAFARQCYNL
- a CDS encoding response regulator; translation: MTDTTRDRVLIADDNEANVELLEAYLADSELDVEIAVAVDGQDTMEKAASFKPHLILLDVMMPKLSGFEVCQKLKGDPATSGIMILMVTALNEHGDMERAVDAGTDDFLSKPVDKVSLVKRVENMLKLRNVSDELERLRRYIEQMEAER